The sequence below is a genomic window from Chryseobacterium foetidum.
CTTGATACTTCCCATTCCACCGTCGATACCAATAATCTGACCTGTGATCCACAATGCGTTTTCAGACAGTAAAAATTCCGCCATTTTTGCCATTTCGTCAGCATTTCCTACTCTTTGCAAAGGATGTCTTTTACCGGAAGATTCTCTCTTTTCAGGTGTAGATAAAAGTTGTGAAGCCAGATTGGTATCAGTTAAAGAAGGAGCAATACAGTTGACCCTGATTTTTTGTGCAGAAAATTCTGCCGCCAGACTTTTAGTTAAACCTTCCACAGCACTTTTACTTGCAGAAATAGAGGCGTGAAAAGGCATTCCCAACTTTGCAGCAACCGAACTGAAAAGAACGATTGATGCACTTTCAGATTTTTTAAGAGCCGGAAGTAATTTCTGAATAATTTTTACAGCGCCCAAAACATTGATTTCAAAATCATTTTTAAAATCATCTGGTGAAAGTCTGTTGAAAGGTTTTAGATTGATGCTTCCGGGCGAGTAGATTAACCCATCGACTACCTCAGGAAAATCAATTTCATCCAGATTTCCGGAAAGAATATCCAGCTCGTGAAAATCGATATTTAGACTATCAACCTCAGGATGATGACTTCTTGAAATTCCTGTAACCTGATTTTTATCTGAAAGAAGTTTTGCAGTGGCAAACCCAATACCTTGCCCGCAACCGATGATTACTACGTTTTTCATATTTTAATTTTTGTTGAATATTGTGTTGTAATAAATGCACAAATGGAATTTTTTAAACTCTCCAAAGAGAGATTCGTGGTTTTTTTAACGCTTCGAAACTTTATTATGACTTATTGCGCGTTGTCTGGTAAATTTAAACCTGTCAATGTCAGGATTTCTCTTCATCAGATGTTTCTGACTAACACCGGAATTCACTCTTTTCCTCCACAATTTAAAGCTTGAAATTTTAAGCTCAGTCCGCATGATTTCAATAACTTCCGATTCGGTTACACCAAACTGAAATTTGATAGCTTCAAAAGGAGTTCTGTCTTCCCACGCCATTTCAATAATGCGGTCTGTCTGTTCAGTATTAAAATTTTTCATCATCATTTTAAATTTTTAATGGTTTGTTTTGCCAGTTGTAAATGTTCTGCTTTTTTCTCATCTGTCATTTTATCAAACGTCCGGATCATCATTCCCAGTCTTGGATTTTTGATGAAAAATTCGCAGTTATCACTGACGAAATTCCAAAATAAGGCATCCCACTTTTCAGACCAGTCTCCATCTGAATAAT
It includes:
- a CDS encoding SDR family NAD(P)-dependent oxidoreductase encodes the protein MKNVVIIGCGQGIGFATAKLLSDKNQVTGISRSHHPEVDSLNIDFHELDILSGNLDEIDFPEVVDGLIYSPGSINLKPFNRLSPDDFKNDFEINVLGAVKIIQKLLPALKKSESASIVLFSSVAAKLGMPFHASISASKSAVEGLTKSLAAEFSAQKIRVNCIAPSLTDTNLASQLLSTPEKRESSGKRHPLQRVGNADEMAKMAEFLLSENALWITGQIIGIDGGMGSIKL
- a CDS encoding TIGR03643 family protein, with protein sequence MMKNFNTEQTDRIIEMAWEDRTPFEAIKFQFGVTESEVIEIMRTELKISSFKLWRKRVNSGVSQKHLMKRNPDIDRFKFTRQRAISHNKVSKR